A window of Chryseobacterium aquaeductus genomic DNA:
GTTTCATTTGAAGTTTTTCCTCTTCTTCACAGGATGCGCACTTTCTTTGTAGCAAAGATCCTGTATGTGTTACTTGTGGTGGTGGATCAGACATTCTTACTATTTTATCTGCAACGCTATCTGCTTCCTTTTCGTAAGAATCATTTGCAGAACCTACACTTATTTTTTTTTGAATAAAAGGCTTAAAAAAAAATGATTCACTTTTTTTCGGTTGCGGATTTTTCTCATTTTGTGATTTTAAAGTTTCCATCATCTTTTTTTTTAATTATTATAAAACAACTTAACACCAGCTTCCCAAAACGCCAGAACAAGAGCCACCACCATAAAAAATTGATAATCCAACTGTTCCAGGAGGCATAGGAATAGTAGTAACAGCTATCCATGCAGCATAACTTGCTGGTCCACTGGGACATCCTGCTGTTCGATACGCAATAACATGATCGCTGTAAATTATTGGTGTAATGATACTTGTAACAAAACTTTCATAAAGTGGAAGATTGGTTATTTCAAAATGTTTAAAACTTGCAGCAAGAGCCTTGATATGGCTCGGAGTCGCAATTAATCTCTCTTGAAGGGTTTTTCTCACGCACTTTGCAGTAGGATGATTTGGTGTTTCCAAACAGGCTAAAGTTGCATTATTTACGTACGCACTTGGAAGCCACCATGAGTTTCTTATATATTCCGTACATCGGGAATTTGTATAACCAGCACAGGAAGTTGTGGGGCAAGTTCTCTGCACCATTCTCCCTATACCGCCACTCTGTTGCACCGTATGCGTCAACTCATGCGCCAACAAATGCTTCCCCGAATCAGAATTTGGATTATATTTCCCTTCATTAAAGTAAATGTCATTTCCTACTGCAAAAGCTTGTGCTCCAAGTTCTCTGCTCATTTGTACGGCTTCACTTCCTGTGTGGATTTTCACATCGGAAAAATCTGTTCCGAAACGGTTTTCCATAAAGTTTTTAGTTGCGCTATCCATACTCTTTCCCCCTCCTTTGTTCGAATTTATTTGGCTTTCTACATGATCTGGAGCAACTCCGCCATTTTCTGAAGAGGAGCGCTGAATGAATGGAGAAATACTTTCCGCCAAAGGTTTCATCTGAAGTTTTTCTTCCTGTTCGCAATGGGCGCATTTTCT
This region includes:
- a CDS encoding eCIS core domain-containing protein; its protein translation is MEALKTQKEQQAQSKKNKAIFFKPSIQKKLSVGSANDSYEVEADQIADKIMKMSEPSQNITQTGALIQRKCAHCEQEEKLQMKPLAESISPFIQRSSSENGGVAPDHVESQINSNKGGGKSMDSATKNFMENRFGTDFSDVKIHTGSEAVQMSRELGAQAFAVGNDIYFNEGKYNPNSDSGKHLLAHELTHTVQQSGGIGRMVQRTCPTTSCAGYTNSRCTEYIRNSWWLPSAYVNNATLACLETPNHPTAKCVRKTLQERLIATPSHIKALAASFKHFEITNLPLYESFVTSIITPIIYSDHVIAYRTAGCPSGPASYAAWIAVTTIPMPPGTVGLSIFYGGGSCSGVLGSWC